One genomic region from Zalophus californianus isolate mZalCal1 chromosome 2, mZalCal1.pri.v2, whole genome shotgun sequence encodes:
- the LOC113924805 gene encoding 60S ribosomal protein L17-like — MVHYSLDPENPTKSCKSRGSNLRVHFKNTRETAQAIKGMHIQKATKYLKDVTLQKQCVPFRRYNGGVGRCAQDKQWGWTQGRWPKKSAEFLLHMLKNAESNAELKGLDVDSLVIEHIQVNKAPKMRRRTYRAHGQINPYMSSPCHIEMILTEKEQIVPKPEEEDAQKKKISQMKLKKQKLMTQE; from the coding sequence atggttcACTATTCgcttgacccagaaaaccctacgaaatcatgtaaatcaagaggttcaaatcttcgtgttcactttaagaacacacgtgaaactgcccaggccatcaagggTATGCATATCCAAAAAGCCACCAAGTATCTGAAAGACGTCACTTTACAGAAGCAGTGTGTGCCATTCCGTCGCTACAATGGTGGAGTTGGTAGGTGTGCCCAGGAcaaacagtggggctggacacagggtcggtggcccaagaagagtgctgaatttttactgcacatgcttaaaaatgcagagagtaacgctgaacttaagggtttagatgttgattctctggtcattgagcACATCCAGGTGAACAAAGCCCCCAAGATGCGGCGTAGAACATACAGGGCTCATGGTCAGATTAACCCATacatgagctctccctgccacattgagatgatccttactgaaaaagagcagattgttcctaaaccagaagaggaggatgcacaaaagaaaaagatatcccagatgaaactgaagaaacaaaaacttatgaccCAGGAGTAA